The following proteins are encoded in a genomic region of Mus caroli chromosome 18, CAROLI_EIJ_v1.1, whole genome shotgun sequence:
- the Atp5f1a gene encoding ATP synthase subunit alpha, mitochondrial, whose protein sequence is MLSVRVAAAVARALPRRAGLVSKNALGSSFVGARNLHASNTRLQKTGTAEMSSILEERILGADTSVDLEETGRVLSIGDGIARVHGLRNVQAEEMVEFSSGLKGMSLNLEPDNVGVVVFGNDKLIKEGDIVKRTGAIVDVPVGEELLGRVVDALGNAIDGKGPIGSKTRRRVGLKAPGIIPRISVREPMQTGIKAVDSLVPIGRGQRELIIGDRQTGKTSIAIDTIINQKRFNDGTDEKKKLYCIYVAIGQKRSTVAQLVKRLTDADAMKYTIVVSATASDAAPLQYLAPYSGCSMGEYFRDNGKHALIIYDDLSKQAVAYRQMSLLLRRPPGREAYPGDVFYLHSRLLERAAKMNDSFGGGSLTALPVIETQAGDVSAYIPTNVISITDGQIFLETELFYKGIRPAINVGLSVSRVGSAAQTRAMKQVAGTMKLELAQYREVAAFAQFGSDLDAATQQLLSRGVRLTELLKQGQYSPMAIEEQVAVIYAGVRGYLDKLEPSKITKFENAFLSHVISQHQSLLGNIRSDGKISEQSDAKLKEIVTNFLAGFEP, encoded by the exons ATGCTGTCTGTGCGCGTCGCCGCGGCCGTGGCCCGTGCCCTCCCTCGACGGGCGGGACTG GTCTCCAAAAATGCTTTGGGGTCATCCTTTGTTGGTGCAAGAAATCTCCATGCCTCTAACACGCGACTTCAGAAGACTG GCACTGCTGAGATGTCCTCCATTCTCGAGGAGAGGATTCTGGGAGCTGACACGTCTGTTGACCTGGAGGAGACTGGGCGTGTGTTAAGCATTGGTGATGGTATTGCTCGAGTGCACGGGCTGAGGAATGTTCAAGCAGAGGAAATGGTGGAATTCTCTTCAGGCTTAAAG GGTATGTCCCTGAACTTGGAACCCGACAATGTTGGAGTTGTCGTGTTTGGGAATGACAAGCTAATTAAAGAAGGAGACATTGTGAAGAGGACCGGCGCCATCGTGGATGTCCCCGTTGGCGAGGAGCTGCTGGGCCGTGTAGTTGACGCCCTCGGTAACGCTATTGATGGAAAG GGTCCAATTGGTTCTAAGACCCGCAGACGAGTGGGCCTGAAAGCCCCTGGAATTATCCCCCGAATCTCTGTGCGGGAGCCGATGCAGACCGGCATCAAGGCTGTGGATAGCCTGGTGCCCATTGGCCGGGGTCAGCGTGAGCTGATTATTGGTGACAGACAGACTGG GAAAACATCGATTGCCATTGACACAATCATCAACCAGAAACGTTTCAACGATGGAACCGACGAGAAGAAGAAGCTGTACTGCATCTACGTCGCGATTGGTCAGAAGCGGTCCACtgtggctcagctggtgaagAGACTGACGGATGCAG ATGCCATGAAGTACACCATCGTGGTGTCGGCCACTGCCTCTGACGCTGCCCCGCTTCAGTACTTGGCTCCCTACTCTGGCTGCTCCATGGGAGAGTACTTTAGAGACAACGGCAAGCACGCTTTGATCATCTATGACGATCTATCCAAGCAG GCTGTTGCTTACCGCCAGATGTCTCTGTTGCTCCGCCGACCCCCTGGTCGTGAGGCCTATCCTGGTGATGTGTTCTACCTACACTCCCGCCTGCTGGAGAGAGCAGCCAAGATGAACGATTCCTTTGGTGGCGGCTCTTTGACTGCCTTACCAGTCATTGAAACACAGGCTGGTGATGTGTCCGCTTACATTCCAACAAATGTTATTTCCATCACTGACGGACAG ATCTTCTTGGAAACAGAATTGTTCTATAAAGGCATCCGCCCTGCCATTAATGTGGGTTTGTCTGTGTCCCGTGTCGGATCTGCTGCCCAAACCAGAGCCATGAAGCAG GTGGCAGGTACCATGAAGCTGGAGTTGGCTCAGTACCGGGAGGTGGCTGCGTTTGCCCAGTTTGGTTCTGATTTGGACGCTGCCACTCAACAGCTCTTGAGTCGTGGTGTGCGTCTGACCGAGTTGCTAAAGCAAGGACAGTACT ctCCCATGGCTATTGAAGAACAGGTGGCTGTTATCTATGCGGGTGTACGGGGTTATCTTGACAAACTGGAGCCCAGCAAGATCACAAAGTTTGAGAATGCTTTCTTGTCTCACGTTATCAGCCAGCACCAGTCCCTCTTGGGCAATATCAG ATCTGATGGGAAAATCTCAGAACAGTCAGACGCAAAGCTGAAAGAGATTGTAACAAACTTCTTGGCTGGGTTTGAACCATAA